In Desulfobulbaceae bacterium, the genomic stretch GGTGTTGGTAAAAAAAAGTTCGCCCAGCTCTTTGCTCAACGAATAAACTGTATTGTCGGTGAAGGGCAGAGTTGCCAGCGCTGTCCGTCATGTAAAAAAATGGCAGCTGGGGTGCATCCGGATTTTATAAGTATAGAGCCTGACGGGGCAGCCATAAAGATAAATCAGATACGAGAACTGAAAAAAACCCTATCGTTTCCACC encodes the following:
- a CDS encoding DNA polymerase III subunit delta', with the protein product MTGVGKKKFAQLFAQRINCIVGEGQSCQRCPSCKKMAAGVHPDFISIEPDGAAIKINQIRELKKTLSFPP